Below is a window of bacterium DNA.
AATAAGAAGTTGTCTGAAGAAGCAAAGAAAACACAGAAGACGAAAATCACATCAAGTACTGAAAGAGGAATAATTTACGATCGAAACAGGAAAGAGTTGGCAGTAAACATAAAGACCTATACCCTTTATATCACGCCCCAAAAGATTAAAGATCCTGAGAATGTTTCCGAGCAGTTAGGGAGAATTCTCTTGAAAGATCCTGAGCAGATACTAAAACAAATTCAGTCTCGCAAAAGGCTTTTTACCTTAGACAGCAAATTGTCTTCTGAAATGTATAAAGAGATCTCAGTCTTGGGCTTAAAAGGTGTTCAGCTTCATCCCGAAAGCGCTAGATTTTATCCAAAGGGCACATTAGGAAGTCATGTTATCGGGTTTGTCAGTAGCGATAACAGGGGATTAGAAGGCACGGAGAAGTTTTTCGAGGATGAGCTGGGAGGCAAAACAGGTTATTATATCACCATGAAAGATGCTAGAGGCAGAGAACTTGTTTCATCCAGATCGCATATATCCAGTTTATCAGACGGCGCAAATATTGTTCTTACTATAGATGAAATTATACAGCATATATTAGAACGTGAATTAGATAGACTGGTGGAAAAATTTAGCCCTAAGAGTGTGACAGGCATTGTTATGAATCCAAATACAGGCGAGATACTTGCCATGGCTAATAGACCCACATATGATCCAAATAACGCCGGAAGTTTTACCCATGATTGCAGAAGAAACAGAGCAATAACAGATGCTTATGAGCCTGGATCTACTTTTAAGGTCATAACAGCGGCAACAGCTTTAAATAATAAAGTGTTTATACCTGAGGATATTATTTTTGCTGAAAACGGCTCATATAGATTTATGAAACATACAATACACGATCATGAGCCATATGGGAAAATTACATTCCGTCAGGCGCTTGAAGTATCAAGCAATATAGCATTTTCCAAGATAGGTACTAGAATCGGCGCAGAAGAGCTGTATAAGTATATTAGATTATTTGGGTTTGGAGCAAAGACAGGTATAGAGTTTCCCGGCGAGGCTAGGGGTTTGCTGCGTTCTTTAAGTAGATGGTCAAAGCTTTCTGTTGGGGTTATTCCATTCGGACAGGAGATATCAGTGACGCCTCTTCAGCTTATAACTGCAATATCAGCAGTTGCAAATGGGGGAAACTTGATGACTCCTATGATTGTGAGTAGTATAGATGATAAGGGGAAAAAAATAAAAAAAGAATTCAAACCCAAGAAAGTTCGTAGAGTAGTTTCTTCTCAGACAAGCAGTGTGTTAAGCGAAATAATGACAGGTGTTGTAAAGAATGGAACTGGTATTAACGCGCAGATTGAGGGATACACTATTGCAGGCAAGACAGGGACTGCTCAGAAATACATACCAGGAAAGGGTTATTCCAATAAAAAATATGTAGCGTCTTTTATAGGATATTTACCAGTCCCTAACCCGCAGGTATCAATACTAATAATGGTAAATGAGCCTCAAGGAGAATATTATGGATCAATCGTTGCTGCTCCTGCATTCAAGAATGTTGCGCAGGATGTAGCGAGATATCTTAATATTTTCCCCGATAATGGAGATCAACATTGAAATTACAGAAACTAATTTCTGACTTAGAGAGCTTTACTATATCCGGCAGGAAAGATATAGAGATTAATGGAATAGCCTCTGACTCTAACAATGTAAAGAGCGGTTTTGCATTTATTAGTATTAAAGGACTAAAGGCA
It encodes the following:
- a CDS encoding penicillin-binding protein 2; amino-acid sequence: MGSLNSGHKRRTAIVVIVINIALLILVGRLFYIQILQNKKLSEEAKKTQKTKITSSTERGIIYDRNRKELAVNIKTYTLYITPQKIKDPENVSEQLGRILLKDPEQILKQIQSRKRLFTLDSKLSSEMYKEISVLGLKGVQLHPESARFYPKGTLGSHVIGFVSSDNRGLEGTEKFFEDELGGKTGYYITMKDARGRELVSSRSHISSLSDGANIVLTIDEIIQHILERELDRLVEKFSPKSVTGIVMNPNTGEILAMANRPTYDPNNAGSFTHDCRRNRAITDAYEPGSTFKVITAATALNNKVFIPEDIIFAENGSYRFMKHTIHDHEPYGKITFRQALEVSSNIAFSKIGTRIGAEELYKYIRLFGFGAKTGIEFPGEARGLLRSLSRWSKLSVGVIPFGQEISVTPLQLITAISAVANGGNLMTPMIVSSIDDKGKKIKKEFKPKKVRRVVSSQTSSVLSEIMTGVVKNGTGINAQIEGYTIAGKTGTAQKYIPGKGYSNKKYVASFIGYLPVPNPQVSILIMVNEPQGEYYGSIVAAPAFKNVAQDVARYLNIFPDNGDQH